A single genomic interval of Chryseobacterium paludis harbors:
- a CDS encoding pseudouridine synthase, whose protein sequence is MLEILYRDEYLIAINKPSGLLVHKSFYSGEADTYAIQELRKQIGQYVFPIHRLDRKTSGVLLFTLDKETLKIMSEQFATRQVEKKYIAILRGWAKEEETIDYDLINENEVRQNAITYYHRLQISEIELPFLKHQTSRYCLVEAIPETGRFHQLRKHFKHILHPILGCRKHGCNKQNKLWLQTFSINKMTLHAHQLVFNHPISNERIMVNATIDDEFKRVGDILNFDLTLYS, encoded by the coding sequence ATGTTAGAAATTCTTTATCGCGATGAATATCTTATTGCCATCAATAAACCAAGCGGATTATTGGTTCATAAATCTTTTTATTCCGGAGAAGCAGATACTTATGCTATTCAGGAATTAAGAAAGCAGATTGGGCAATATGTTTTTCCCATACATCGCCTTGACCGAAAAACTTCGGGTGTTTTGCTGTTCACTTTAGATAAAGAAACGTTGAAAATCATGAGTGAGCAATTTGCTACACGGCAGGTTGAAAAGAAATACATTGCAATTCTTCGTGGTTGGGCAAAAGAAGAAGAAACTATTGATTATGATTTAATTAATGAAAACGAAGTCAGGCAAAACGCGATTACGTATTATCATCGTTTACAGATTTCAGAAATAGAATTACCTTTTTTAAAACATCAAACTTCAAGATATTGTTTAGTTGAAGCCATTCCTGAAACGGGAAGATTTCATCAGTTGAGAAAGCATTTTAAGCATATTTTACATCCTATTTTAGGCTGTCGTAAGCACGGATGCAACAAACAAAATAAGTTGTGGCTTCAAACATTTAGCATCAACAAAATGACGCTTCACGCCCATCAATTGGTTTTTAATCATCCTATTTCTAACGAAAGAATTATGGTAAATGCAACTATCGATGACGAATTCAAAAGAGTAGGAGATATTTTGAATTTTGATTTGACTTTGTATTCCTGA
- a CDS encoding quinone-dependent dihydroorotate dehydrogenase, protein MYKNLIRPILFKFDPEEVHYFTFSMLKNFSFLTKLFLPKPIEDKRLEREVFGLKFKNPVGLAAGFDKNAVLFEELSDLGFGFVEIGTLTPKGQLGNDKKRLFRLKEDSAIINRMGFNNEGVDAAVERLKKNKNVLIGGNIGKNKVTPNEEAVNDYKICFEKLFPYVDYFVVNVSSPNTPNLRELQDKEPLTQLLGTLQQMNTEKANPKPILLKIAPDLSDDQLLDIIDIVKDTKIAGVIATNTTLSRENLTSENKSETGGLSGKPLTKRSTEVIRFLSEKSGRAFPIIGVGGIHSAKDAIEKLDAGASLIQLYTGFIYEGPELINEINQELLKRASRLPR, encoded by the coding sequence ATGTACAAAAACCTGATCCGTCCCATTCTTTTTAAATTTGACCCTGAAGAAGTTCACTATTTTACTTTTTCAATGCTTAAAAATTTCTCTTTCTTAACAAAACTTTTTCTTCCAAAACCTATTGAAGATAAGAGATTGGAAAGGGAAGTCTTCGGTTTGAAATTTAAGAATCCAGTTGGATTGGCTGCCGGTTTTGATAAAAATGCAGTGCTTTTTGAAGAGCTTTCAGATCTTGGTTTTGGTTTTGTTGAAATTGGAACGCTGACTCCAAAAGGACAACTTGGTAATGATAAGAAAAGACTTTTTCGTCTGAAAGAAGATTCTGCTATCATCAACAGAATGGGGTTCAACAATGAAGGAGTAGATGCTGCTGTTGAAAGACTTAAAAAAAATAAAAATGTCCTTATCGGCGGAAACATAGGAAAAAACAAGGTGACTCCTAATGAAGAAGCTGTAAACGATTACAAAATTTGTTTTGAGAAACTTTTCCCCTATGTAGATTATTTTGTAGTAAATGTGAGTTCTCCCAATACACCAAACCTTCGTGAGCTTCAGGATAAAGAGCCTTTAACACAGCTTTTAGGTACTTTACAGCAGATGAATACTGAGAAAGCTAATCCAAAACCTATTCTTTTAAAAATAGCTCCAGATTTATCCGACGATCAATTATTGGACATCATTGATATTGTAAAAGATACAAAGATTGCTGGTGTTATTGCTACAAATACAACACTTTCCCGCGAAAATTTAACTTCTGAAAATAAATCTGAAACAGGTGGACTTTCCGGAAAACCTTTAACAAAAAGATCTACAGAGGTAATCCGTTTTCTTTCTGAAAAAAGTGGTAGAGCTTTCCCGATCATTGGAGTCGGTGGGATTCATTCTGCAAAAGATGCTATTGAAAAACTGGATGCTGGAGCAAGTTTAATACAGCTTTATACAGGATTTATTTATGAAGGTCCGGAATTGATCAACGAAATCAACCAAGAGCTTTTAAAAAGAGCAAGTAGACTGCCAAGGTAG